A part of Populus alba chromosome 8, ASM523922v2, whole genome shotgun sequence genomic DNA contains:
- the LOC118060278 gene encoding uncharacterized protein isoform X10: MEEGILVFDSENINVAGNKIKGEKLGKGSMIGIAPRGTLADISNFPVSRKTLAEVSSLSQRNQDGKSQSVLVGKDYIEKLQREIMTLTKIVVDRNKIIELSAIELQKLRIGFQQLQQQNQQLAQTNSQMLAELNAGKDKLKVFQHELGCKNGLLDAINLELKEKAKKVRCRIKRNEVETIKGDGAAQLSQPEEENKPCNPNRKRQSNVQSLETRPVQPQTKENADKKRQSARFKSGEEEPTENNVDTKRFKSEEQLNEKNDDKKSRICRRKQSIRIKFEAQIEEPTEDLCQTDDAKFHVPAIHGDPVHESCPTLSAPSVKIESETGNSALRFETQEPRRTSLRPSRRAAEKVQSYKEIPLNVKMRRNINTRYLVFLLARV, encoded by the exons ATGGAGGAGGGTATTCTGGTTTTTGATTCAGAAAACATCAACGTCGCAG GTAACAAAATAAAGGGAGAGAAACTGGGAAAAGGGTCCATGATTGGAATTGCGCCAAGAGGAACGCTTGCTGACATTAGCAATTTTCCTGTATCAAGGAAAACGCTCGCTGAAGTTAGCAGTTTGTCGCAGCGAAACCAAGATGGGAAATCACAATCTGTTCTAGTCGGTAAAGATTACATTGAGAAGCTCCAACGG GAAATCATGACATTGACAAAGATTGTCGTGGATAGGAA TAAAATTATCGAGTTGAGTGCTATTGAGTTGCAGAAGCTGAGAATCGGATTTCAGCAGTTGCAGCAACAGAATCAGCAACTTGCACAAACAAACAGCCAGATGTTGGCG GAACTAAATGCAGGCAAAGATAAG CTTAAGGTATTTCAACATGAGCTGGGATGTAAGAATGGCTTGCTTGATGCCATAAATTTGGAGCTGAAG GAGAAAGCAAAGAAAGTTAGATGCCGGATTAAGAGAAATGAG GTTGAAACCATCAAAGGTGATGGGGCTGCACAACTCTCTCAACCAGAGGAGGAGAATAAACCATGTAACCCAAACAGGAAACGCCAATCAAATGTTCAAT CTTTGGAAACTCGTCCTGTTCAACCACAAACTAAAGAGAATGCTGACAAAAAGAG GCAATCTGCTAGGTTTAAGTCTGGAGAAGAAGAGCCTACTGAAAACAACGTTGATACAAAGAG GTTCAAGTCTGAAGAACAACTCAATGAAAAGAATGATGACAAAAAGAG CAGGATCTGTAGAAGAAAGCAATCCATTAGGATTAAGTTTGAGGCACAGATAGAAGAACCAACTGAAGATTTGTGTCAGACTGATGATGCTAAatttcatgttcctgcaatacATGGTGATCCAGTTCATGAAAGCTGTCCAACATTATCAGCTCCATCTGTAAAAATCGAATCTGAAACAGGGAACAGTGCTCTCAGATTTGAAACTCAAGAACCACGAAGGACATCCCTTCGGCCATCGCGTCGAGCAGCTGAGAAAGTCCAGTCCTACAAGGAAATTCCACTCAATGTGAAAATGCGAAGAA ACATTAACACACGTTATCTAGTTTTCTTATTGGCTCGAGTATAG
- the LOC118060278 gene encoding uncharacterized protein isoform X8: MEEGILVFDSENINVAGNKIKGEKLGKGSMIGIAPRGTLADISNFPVSRKTLAEVSSLSQRNQDGKSQSVLVGKDYIEKLQREIMTLTKIVVDRNKIIELSAIELQKLRIGFQQLQQQNQQLAQTNSQMLAELNAGKDKLKVFQHELGCKNGLLDAINLELKEKAKKVRCRIKRNEVETIKGDGAAQLSQPEEENKPCNPNRKRQSNVQSLETRPVQPQTKENADKKSVCLRRQSARFKSGEEEPTENNVDTKRFKSEEQLNEKNDDKKRICRRKQSIRIKFEAQIEEPTEDLCQTDDAKFHVPAIHGDPVHESCPTLSAPSVKIESETGNSALRFETQEPRRTSLRPSRRAAEKVQSYKEIPLNVKMRRNINTRYLVFLLARV; this comes from the exons ATGGAGGAGGGTATTCTGGTTTTTGATTCAGAAAACATCAACGTCGCAG GTAACAAAATAAAGGGAGAGAAACTGGGAAAAGGGTCCATGATTGGAATTGCGCCAAGAGGAACGCTTGCTGACATTAGCAATTTTCCTGTATCAAGGAAAACGCTCGCTGAAGTTAGCAGTTTGTCGCAGCGAAACCAAGATGGGAAATCACAATCTGTTCTAGTCGGTAAAGATTACATTGAGAAGCTCCAACGG GAAATCATGACATTGACAAAGATTGTCGTGGATAGGAA TAAAATTATCGAGTTGAGTGCTATTGAGTTGCAGAAGCTGAGAATCGGATTTCAGCAGTTGCAGCAACAGAATCAGCAACTTGCACAAACAAACAGCCAGATGTTGGCG GAACTAAATGCAGGCAAAGATAAG CTTAAGGTATTTCAACATGAGCTGGGATGTAAGAATGGCTTGCTTGATGCCATAAATTTGGAGCTGAAG GAGAAAGCAAAGAAAGTTAGATGCCGGATTAAGAGAAATGAG GTTGAAACCATCAAAGGTGATGGGGCTGCACAACTCTCTCAACCAGAGGAGGAGAATAAACCATGTAACCCAAACAGGAAACGCCAATCAAATGTTCAAT CTTTGGAAACTCGTCCTGTTCAACCACAAACTAAAGAGAATGCTGACAAAAAGAG TGTTTGTTTGAGAAGGCAATCTGCTAGGTTTAAGTCTGGAGAAGAAGAGCCTACTGAAAACAACGTTGATACAAAGAG GTTCAAGTCTGAAGAACAACTCAATGAAAAGAATGATGACAAAAAGAG GATCTGTAGAAGAAAGCAATCCATTAGGATTAAGTTTGAGGCACAGATAGAAGAACCAACTGAAGATTTGTGTCAGACTGATGATGCTAAatttcatgttcctgcaatacATGGTGATCCAGTTCATGAAAGCTGTCCAACATTATCAGCTCCATCTGTAAAAATCGAATCTGAAACAGGGAACAGTGCTCTCAGATTTGAAACTCAAGAACCACGAAGGACATCCCTTCGGCCATCGCGTCGAGCAGCTGAGAAAGTCCAGTCCTACAAGGAAATTCCACTCAATGTGAAAATGCGAAGAA ACATTAACACACGTTATCTAGTTTTCTTATTGGCTCGAGTATAG
- the LOC118060278 gene encoding uncharacterized protein isoform X9 — translation MEEGILVFDSENINVAGNKIKGEKLGKGSMIGIAPRGTLADISNFPVSRKTLAEVSSLSQRNQDGKSQSVLVGKDYIEKLQREIMTLTKIVVDRNKIIELSAIELQKLRIGFQQLQQQNQQLAQTNSQMLAELNAGKDKLKVFQHELGCKNGLLDAINLELKEKAKKVRCRIKRNEVETIKGDGAAQLSQPEEENKPCNPNRKRQSNVQSLETRPVQPQTKENADKKRQSARFKSGEEEPTENNVDTKRHSARFKSEEQLNEKNDDKKSRICRRKQSIRIKFEAQIEEPTEDLCQTDDAKFHVPAIHGDPVHESCPTLSAPSVKIESETGNSALRFETQEPRRTSLRPSRRAAEKVQSYKEIPLNVKMRRNINTRYLVFLLARV, via the exons ATGGAGGAGGGTATTCTGGTTTTTGATTCAGAAAACATCAACGTCGCAG GTAACAAAATAAAGGGAGAGAAACTGGGAAAAGGGTCCATGATTGGAATTGCGCCAAGAGGAACGCTTGCTGACATTAGCAATTTTCCTGTATCAAGGAAAACGCTCGCTGAAGTTAGCAGTTTGTCGCAGCGAAACCAAGATGGGAAATCACAATCTGTTCTAGTCGGTAAAGATTACATTGAGAAGCTCCAACGG GAAATCATGACATTGACAAAGATTGTCGTGGATAGGAA TAAAATTATCGAGTTGAGTGCTATTGAGTTGCAGAAGCTGAGAATCGGATTTCAGCAGTTGCAGCAACAGAATCAGCAACTTGCACAAACAAACAGCCAGATGTTGGCG GAACTAAATGCAGGCAAAGATAAG CTTAAGGTATTTCAACATGAGCTGGGATGTAAGAATGGCTTGCTTGATGCCATAAATTTGGAGCTGAAG GAGAAAGCAAAGAAAGTTAGATGCCGGATTAAGAGAAATGAG GTTGAAACCATCAAAGGTGATGGGGCTGCACAACTCTCTCAACCAGAGGAGGAGAATAAACCATGTAACCCAAACAGGAAACGCCAATCAAATGTTCAAT CTTTGGAAACTCGTCCTGTTCAACCACAAACTAAAGAGAATGCTGACAAAAAGAG GCAATCTGCTAGGTTTAAGTCTGGAGAAGAAGAGCCTACTGAAAACAACGTTGATACAAAGAGG CACTCTGCTAGGTTCAAGTCTGAAGAACAACTCAATGAAAAGAATGATGACAAAAAGAG CAGGATCTGTAGAAGAAAGCAATCCATTAGGATTAAGTTTGAGGCACAGATAGAAGAACCAACTGAAGATTTGTGTCAGACTGATGATGCTAAatttcatgttcctgcaatacATGGTGATCCAGTTCATGAAAGCTGTCCAACATTATCAGCTCCATCTGTAAAAATCGAATCTGAAACAGGGAACAGTGCTCTCAGATTTGAAACTCAAGAACCACGAAGGACATCCCTTCGGCCATCGCGTCGAGCAGCTGAGAAAGTCCAGTCCTACAAGGAAATTCCACTCAATGTGAAAATGCGAAGAA ACATTAACACACGTTATCTAGTTTTCTTATTGGCTCGAGTATAG
- the LOC118060278 gene encoding uncharacterized protein isoform X6 — protein MEEGILVFDSENINVAGNKIKGEKLGKGSMIGIAPRGTLADISNFPVSRKTLAEVSSLSQRNQDGKSQSVLVGKDYIEKLQREIMTLTKIVVDRNKIIELSAIELQKLRIGFQQLQQQNQQLAQTNSQMLAELNAGKDKLKVFQHELGCKNGLLDAINLELKEKAKKVRCRIKRNEVETIKGDGAAQLSQPEEENKPCNPNRKRQSNVQSLETRPVQPQTKENADKKSVCLRRQSARFKSGEEEPTENNVDTKRHSARFKSEEQLNEKNDDKKRICRRKQSIRIKFEAQIEEPTEDLCQTDDAKFHVPAIHGDPVHESCPTLSAPSVKIESETGNSALRFETQEPRRTSLRPSRRAAEKVQSYKEIPLNVKMRRNINTRYLVFLLARV, from the exons ATGGAGGAGGGTATTCTGGTTTTTGATTCAGAAAACATCAACGTCGCAG GTAACAAAATAAAGGGAGAGAAACTGGGAAAAGGGTCCATGATTGGAATTGCGCCAAGAGGAACGCTTGCTGACATTAGCAATTTTCCTGTATCAAGGAAAACGCTCGCTGAAGTTAGCAGTTTGTCGCAGCGAAACCAAGATGGGAAATCACAATCTGTTCTAGTCGGTAAAGATTACATTGAGAAGCTCCAACGG GAAATCATGACATTGACAAAGATTGTCGTGGATAGGAA TAAAATTATCGAGTTGAGTGCTATTGAGTTGCAGAAGCTGAGAATCGGATTTCAGCAGTTGCAGCAACAGAATCAGCAACTTGCACAAACAAACAGCCAGATGTTGGCG GAACTAAATGCAGGCAAAGATAAG CTTAAGGTATTTCAACATGAGCTGGGATGTAAGAATGGCTTGCTTGATGCCATAAATTTGGAGCTGAAG GAGAAAGCAAAGAAAGTTAGATGCCGGATTAAGAGAAATGAG GTTGAAACCATCAAAGGTGATGGGGCTGCACAACTCTCTCAACCAGAGGAGGAGAATAAACCATGTAACCCAAACAGGAAACGCCAATCAAATGTTCAAT CTTTGGAAACTCGTCCTGTTCAACCACAAACTAAAGAGAATGCTGACAAAAAGAG TGTTTGTTTGAGAAGGCAATCTGCTAGGTTTAAGTCTGGAGAAGAAGAGCCTACTGAAAACAACGTTGATACAAAGAGG CACTCTGCTAGGTTCAAGTCTGAAGAACAACTCAATGAAAAGAATGATGACAAAAAGAG GATCTGTAGAAGAAAGCAATCCATTAGGATTAAGTTTGAGGCACAGATAGAAGAACCAACTGAAGATTTGTGTCAGACTGATGATGCTAAatttcatgttcctgcaatacATGGTGATCCAGTTCATGAAAGCTGTCCAACATTATCAGCTCCATCTGTAAAAATCGAATCTGAAACAGGGAACAGTGCTCTCAGATTTGAAACTCAAGAACCACGAAGGACATCCCTTCGGCCATCGCGTCGAGCAGCTGAGAAAGTCCAGTCCTACAAGGAAATTCCACTCAATGTGAAAATGCGAAGAA ACATTAACACACGTTATCTAGTTTTCTTATTGGCTCGAGTATAG
- the LOC118060278 gene encoding uncharacterized protein isoform X1 produces the protein MEEGILVFDSENINVAGNKIKGEKLGKGSMIGIAPRGTLADISNFPVSRKTLAEVSSLSQRNQDGKSQSVLVGKDYIEKLQREIMTLTKIVVDRNKIIELSAIELQKLRIGFQQLQQQNQQLAQTNSQMLAELNAGKDKLKVFQHELGCKNGLLDAINLELKEKAKKVRCRIKRNEVETIKGDGAAQLSQPEEENKPCNPNRKRQSNVQSLETRPVQPQTKENADKKSVCLRRQSARFKSGEEEPTENNVDTKSSPDSFCLGWHSARFKSEEQLNEKNDDKKSRICRRKQSIRIKFEAQIEEPTEDLCQTDDAKFHVPAIHGDPVHESCPTLSAPSVKIESETGNSALRFETQEPRRTSLRPSRRAAEKVQSYKEIPLNVKMRRNINTRYLVFLLARV, from the exons ATGGAGGAGGGTATTCTGGTTTTTGATTCAGAAAACATCAACGTCGCAG GTAACAAAATAAAGGGAGAGAAACTGGGAAAAGGGTCCATGATTGGAATTGCGCCAAGAGGAACGCTTGCTGACATTAGCAATTTTCCTGTATCAAGGAAAACGCTCGCTGAAGTTAGCAGTTTGTCGCAGCGAAACCAAGATGGGAAATCACAATCTGTTCTAGTCGGTAAAGATTACATTGAGAAGCTCCAACGG GAAATCATGACATTGACAAAGATTGTCGTGGATAGGAA TAAAATTATCGAGTTGAGTGCTATTGAGTTGCAGAAGCTGAGAATCGGATTTCAGCAGTTGCAGCAACAGAATCAGCAACTTGCACAAACAAACAGCCAGATGTTGGCG GAACTAAATGCAGGCAAAGATAAG CTTAAGGTATTTCAACATGAGCTGGGATGTAAGAATGGCTTGCTTGATGCCATAAATTTGGAGCTGAAG GAGAAAGCAAAGAAAGTTAGATGCCGGATTAAGAGAAATGAG GTTGAAACCATCAAAGGTGATGGGGCTGCACAACTCTCTCAACCAGAGGAGGAGAATAAACCATGTAACCCAAACAGGAAACGCCAATCAAATGTTCAAT CTTTGGAAACTCGTCCTGTTCAACCACAAACTAAAGAGAATGCTGACAAAAAGAG TGTTTGTTTGAGAAGGCAATCTGCTAGGTTTAAGTCTGGAGAAGAAGAGCCTACTGAAAACAACGTTGATACAAAGAG TTCTCCTGACAGCTTTTGTTTGGGATGGCACTCTGCTAGGTTCAAGTCTGAAGAACAACTCAATGAAAAGAATGATGACAAAAAGAG CAGGATCTGTAGAAGAAAGCAATCCATTAGGATTAAGTTTGAGGCACAGATAGAAGAACCAACTGAAGATTTGTGTCAGACTGATGATGCTAAatttcatgttcctgcaatacATGGTGATCCAGTTCATGAAAGCTGTCCAACATTATCAGCTCCATCTGTAAAAATCGAATCTGAAACAGGGAACAGTGCTCTCAGATTTGAAACTCAAGAACCACGAAGGACATCCCTTCGGCCATCGCGTCGAGCAGCTGAGAAAGTCCAGTCCTACAAGGAAATTCCACTCAATGTGAAAATGCGAAGAA ACATTAACACACGTTATCTAGTTTTCTTATTGGCTCGAGTATAG
- the LOC118060278 gene encoding SHUGOSHIN 2 isoform X4: MEEGILVFDSENINVAGNKIKGEKLGKGSMIGIAPRGTLADISNFPVSRKTLAEVSSLSQRNQDGKSQSVLVGKDYIEKLQREIMTLTKIVVDRNKIIELSAIELQKLRIGFQQLQQQNQQLAQTNSQMLAELNAGKDKLKVFQHELGCKNGLLDAINLELKEKAKKVRCRIKRNEVETIKGDGAAQLSQPEEENKPCNPNRKRQSNVQSLETRPVQPQTKENADKKRQSARFKSGEEEPTENNVDTKSSPDSFCLGWHSARFKSEEQLNEKNDDKKSRICRRKQSIRIKFEAQIEEPTEDLCQTDDAKFHVPAIHGDPVHESCPTLSAPSVKIESETGNSALRFETQEPRRTSLRPSRRAAEKVQSYKEIPLNVKMRRNINTRYLVFLLARV; encoded by the exons ATGGAGGAGGGTATTCTGGTTTTTGATTCAGAAAACATCAACGTCGCAG GTAACAAAATAAAGGGAGAGAAACTGGGAAAAGGGTCCATGATTGGAATTGCGCCAAGAGGAACGCTTGCTGACATTAGCAATTTTCCTGTATCAAGGAAAACGCTCGCTGAAGTTAGCAGTTTGTCGCAGCGAAACCAAGATGGGAAATCACAATCTGTTCTAGTCGGTAAAGATTACATTGAGAAGCTCCAACGG GAAATCATGACATTGACAAAGATTGTCGTGGATAGGAA TAAAATTATCGAGTTGAGTGCTATTGAGTTGCAGAAGCTGAGAATCGGATTTCAGCAGTTGCAGCAACAGAATCAGCAACTTGCACAAACAAACAGCCAGATGTTGGCG GAACTAAATGCAGGCAAAGATAAG CTTAAGGTATTTCAACATGAGCTGGGATGTAAGAATGGCTTGCTTGATGCCATAAATTTGGAGCTGAAG GAGAAAGCAAAGAAAGTTAGATGCCGGATTAAGAGAAATGAG GTTGAAACCATCAAAGGTGATGGGGCTGCACAACTCTCTCAACCAGAGGAGGAGAATAAACCATGTAACCCAAACAGGAAACGCCAATCAAATGTTCAAT CTTTGGAAACTCGTCCTGTTCAACCACAAACTAAAGAGAATGCTGACAAAAAGAG GCAATCTGCTAGGTTTAAGTCTGGAGAAGAAGAGCCTACTGAAAACAACGTTGATACAAAGAG TTCTCCTGACAGCTTTTGTTTGGGATGGCACTCTGCTAGGTTCAAGTCTGAAGAACAACTCAATGAAAAGAATGATGACAAAAAGAG CAGGATCTGTAGAAGAAAGCAATCCATTAGGATTAAGTTTGAGGCACAGATAGAAGAACCAACTGAAGATTTGTGTCAGACTGATGATGCTAAatttcatgttcctgcaatacATGGTGATCCAGTTCATGAAAGCTGTCCAACATTATCAGCTCCATCTGTAAAAATCGAATCTGAAACAGGGAACAGTGCTCTCAGATTTGAAACTCAAGAACCACGAAGGACATCCCTTCGGCCATCGCGTCGAGCAGCTGAGAAAGTCCAGTCCTACAAGGAAATTCCACTCAATGTGAAAATGCGAAGAA ACATTAACACACGTTATCTAGTTTTCTTATTGGCTCGAGTATAG
- the LOC118060278 gene encoding uncharacterized protein isoform X7 produces the protein MEEGILVFDSENINVAGNKIKGEKLGKGSMIGIAPRGTLADISNFPVSRKTLAEVSSLSQRNQDGKSQSVLVGKDYIEKLQREIMTLTKIVVDRNKIIELSAIELQKLRIGFQQLQQQNQQLAQTNSQMLAELNAGKDKLKVFQHELGCKNGLLDAINLELKEKAKKVRCRIKRNEVETIKGDGAAQLSQPEEENKPCNPNRKRQSNVQSLETRPVQPQTKENADKKSVCLRRQSARFKSGEEEPTENNVDTKRFKSEEQLNEKNDDKKSRICRRKQSIRIKFEAQIEEPTEDLCQTDDAKFHVPAIHGDPVHESCPTLSAPSVKIESETGNSALRFETQEPRRTSLRPSRRAAEKVQSYKEIPLNVKMRRNINTRYLVFLLARV, from the exons ATGGAGGAGGGTATTCTGGTTTTTGATTCAGAAAACATCAACGTCGCAG GTAACAAAATAAAGGGAGAGAAACTGGGAAAAGGGTCCATGATTGGAATTGCGCCAAGAGGAACGCTTGCTGACATTAGCAATTTTCCTGTATCAAGGAAAACGCTCGCTGAAGTTAGCAGTTTGTCGCAGCGAAACCAAGATGGGAAATCACAATCTGTTCTAGTCGGTAAAGATTACATTGAGAAGCTCCAACGG GAAATCATGACATTGACAAAGATTGTCGTGGATAGGAA TAAAATTATCGAGTTGAGTGCTATTGAGTTGCAGAAGCTGAGAATCGGATTTCAGCAGTTGCAGCAACAGAATCAGCAACTTGCACAAACAAACAGCCAGATGTTGGCG GAACTAAATGCAGGCAAAGATAAG CTTAAGGTATTTCAACATGAGCTGGGATGTAAGAATGGCTTGCTTGATGCCATAAATTTGGAGCTGAAG GAGAAAGCAAAGAAAGTTAGATGCCGGATTAAGAGAAATGAG GTTGAAACCATCAAAGGTGATGGGGCTGCACAACTCTCTCAACCAGAGGAGGAGAATAAACCATGTAACCCAAACAGGAAACGCCAATCAAATGTTCAAT CTTTGGAAACTCGTCCTGTTCAACCACAAACTAAAGAGAATGCTGACAAAAAGAG TGTTTGTTTGAGAAGGCAATCTGCTAGGTTTAAGTCTGGAGAAGAAGAGCCTACTGAAAACAACGTTGATACAAAGAG GTTCAAGTCTGAAGAACAACTCAATGAAAAGAATGATGACAAAAAGAG CAGGATCTGTAGAAGAAAGCAATCCATTAGGATTAAGTTTGAGGCACAGATAGAAGAACCAACTGAAGATTTGTGTCAGACTGATGATGCTAAatttcatgttcctgcaatacATGGTGATCCAGTTCATGAAAGCTGTCCAACATTATCAGCTCCATCTGTAAAAATCGAATCTGAAACAGGGAACAGTGCTCTCAGATTTGAAACTCAAGAACCACGAAGGACATCCCTTCGGCCATCGCGTCGAGCAGCTGAGAAAGTCCAGTCCTACAAGGAAATTCCACTCAATGTGAAAATGCGAAGAA ACATTAACACACGTTATCTAGTTTTCTTATTGGCTCGAGTATAG
- the LOC118060278 gene encoding uncharacterized protein isoform X2, which translates to MEEGILVFDSENINVAGNKIKGEKLGKGSMIGIAPRGTLADISNFPVSRKTLAEVSSLSQRNQDGKSQSVLVGKDYIEKLQREIMTLTKIVVDRNKIIELSAIELQKLRIGFQQLQQQNQQLAQTNSQMLAELNAGKDKLKVFQHELGCKNGLLDAINLELKEKAKKVRCRIKRNEVETIKGDGAAQLSQPEEENKPCNPNRKRQSNVQSLETRPVQPQTKENADKKSVCLRRQSARFKSGEEEPTENNVDTKSSPDSFCLGWHSARFKSEEQLNEKNDDKKRICRRKQSIRIKFEAQIEEPTEDLCQTDDAKFHVPAIHGDPVHESCPTLSAPSVKIESETGNSALRFETQEPRRTSLRPSRRAAEKVQSYKEIPLNVKMRRNINTRYLVFLLARV; encoded by the exons ATGGAGGAGGGTATTCTGGTTTTTGATTCAGAAAACATCAACGTCGCAG GTAACAAAATAAAGGGAGAGAAACTGGGAAAAGGGTCCATGATTGGAATTGCGCCAAGAGGAACGCTTGCTGACATTAGCAATTTTCCTGTATCAAGGAAAACGCTCGCTGAAGTTAGCAGTTTGTCGCAGCGAAACCAAGATGGGAAATCACAATCTGTTCTAGTCGGTAAAGATTACATTGAGAAGCTCCAACGG GAAATCATGACATTGACAAAGATTGTCGTGGATAGGAA TAAAATTATCGAGTTGAGTGCTATTGAGTTGCAGAAGCTGAGAATCGGATTTCAGCAGTTGCAGCAACAGAATCAGCAACTTGCACAAACAAACAGCCAGATGTTGGCG GAACTAAATGCAGGCAAAGATAAG CTTAAGGTATTTCAACATGAGCTGGGATGTAAGAATGGCTTGCTTGATGCCATAAATTTGGAGCTGAAG GAGAAAGCAAAGAAAGTTAGATGCCGGATTAAGAGAAATGAG GTTGAAACCATCAAAGGTGATGGGGCTGCACAACTCTCTCAACCAGAGGAGGAGAATAAACCATGTAACCCAAACAGGAAACGCCAATCAAATGTTCAAT CTTTGGAAACTCGTCCTGTTCAACCACAAACTAAAGAGAATGCTGACAAAAAGAG TGTTTGTTTGAGAAGGCAATCTGCTAGGTTTAAGTCTGGAGAAGAAGAGCCTACTGAAAACAACGTTGATACAAAGAG TTCTCCTGACAGCTTTTGTTTGGGATGGCACTCTGCTAGGTTCAAGTCTGAAGAACAACTCAATGAAAAGAATGATGACAAAAAGAG GATCTGTAGAAGAAAGCAATCCATTAGGATTAAGTTTGAGGCACAGATAGAAGAACCAACTGAAGATTTGTGTCAGACTGATGATGCTAAatttcatgttcctgcaatacATGGTGATCCAGTTCATGAAAGCTGTCCAACATTATCAGCTCCATCTGTAAAAATCGAATCTGAAACAGGGAACAGTGCTCTCAGATTTGAAACTCAAGAACCACGAAGGACATCCCTTCGGCCATCGCGTCGAGCAGCTGAGAAAGTCCAGTCCTACAAGGAAATTCCACTCAATGTGAAAATGCGAAGAA ACATTAACACACGTTATCTAGTTTTCTTATTGGCTCGAGTATAG
- the LOC118060278 gene encoding uncharacterized protein isoform X11, with translation MEEGILVFDSENINVAGNKIKGEKLGKGSMIGIAPRGTLADISNFPVSRKTLAEVSSLSQRNQDGKSQSVLVGKDYIEKLQREIMTLTKIVVDRNKIIELSAIELQKLRIGFQQLQQQNQQLAQTNSQMLAELNAGKDKLKVFQHELGCKNGLLDAINLELKEKAKKVRCRIKRNEVETIKGDGAAQLSQPEEENKPCNPNRKRQSNVQSLETRPVQPQTKENADKKRQSARFKSGEEEPTENNVDTKRFKSEEQLNEKNDDKKRICRRKQSIRIKFEAQIEEPTEDLCQTDDAKFHVPAIHGDPVHESCPTLSAPSVKIESETGNSALRFETQEPRRTSLRPSRRAAEKVQSYKEIPLNVKMRRNINTRYLVFLLARV, from the exons ATGGAGGAGGGTATTCTGGTTTTTGATTCAGAAAACATCAACGTCGCAG GTAACAAAATAAAGGGAGAGAAACTGGGAAAAGGGTCCATGATTGGAATTGCGCCAAGAGGAACGCTTGCTGACATTAGCAATTTTCCTGTATCAAGGAAAACGCTCGCTGAAGTTAGCAGTTTGTCGCAGCGAAACCAAGATGGGAAATCACAATCTGTTCTAGTCGGTAAAGATTACATTGAGAAGCTCCAACGG GAAATCATGACATTGACAAAGATTGTCGTGGATAGGAA TAAAATTATCGAGTTGAGTGCTATTGAGTTGCAGAAGCTGAGAATCGGATTTCAGCAGTTGCAGCAACAGAATCAGCAACTTGCACAAACAAACAGCCAGATGTTGGCG GAACTAAATGCAGGCAAAGATAAG CTTAAGGTATTTCAACATGAGCTGGGATGTAAGAATGGCTTGCTTGATGCCATAAATTTGGAGCTGAAG GAGAAAGCAAAGAAAGTTAGATGCCGGATTAAGAGAAATGAG GTTGAAACCATCAAAGGTGATGGGGCTGCACAACTCTCTCAACCAGAGGAGGAGAATAAACCATGTAACCCAAACAGGAAACGCCAATCAAATGTTCAAT CTTTGGAAACTCGTCCTGTTCAACCACAAACTAAAGAGAATGCTGACAAAAAGAG GCAATCTGCTAGGTTTAAGTCTGGAGAAGAAGAGCCTACTGAAAACAACGTTGATACAAAGAG GTTCAAGTCTGAAGAACAACTCAATGAAAAGAATGATGACAAAAAGAG GATCTGTAGAAGAAAGCAATCCATTAGGATTAAGTTTGAGGCACAGATAGAAGAACCAACTGAAGATTTGTGTCAGACTGATGATGCTAAatttcatgttcctgcaatacATGGTGATCCAGTTCATGAAAGCTGTCCAACATTATCAGCTCCATCTGTAAAAATCGAATCTGAAACAGGGAACAGTGCTCTCAGATTTGAAACTCAAGAACCACGAAGGACATCCCTTCGGCCATCGCGTCGAGCAGCTGAGAAAGTCCAGTCCTACAAGGAAATTCCACTCAATGTGAAAATGCGAAGAA ACATTAACACACGTTATCTAGTTTTCTTATTGGCTCGAGTATAG